From a region of the Candidatus Gracilibacteria bacterium genome:
- a CDS encoding pre-16S rRNA-processing nuclease YqgF — protein sequence MNYGALDVGDKRVGIAISEQNIAFSHKTVPRVEIISFLKKFFGEYQNIETMIVGLPFDLYGKDMKQLDKTQKFIKKLESIFPEIEFIGHDERFSSFVADEGFSTHRDDIAAQCILQSYIDTKKLK from the coding sequence ATGAACTATTGAGCTTTAGACGTAGGTGATAAGCGAGTATGAATCGCAATTTCTGAACAAAATATAGCATTTTCTCATAAAACTGTTCCGAGAGTCGAAATTATTTCTTTTTTAAAGAAATTTTTTTGAGAATATCAAAATATCGAAACAATGATTGTATGATTGCCATTTGATCTCTATGGAAAAGATATGAAACAACTCGATAAAACTCAGAAATTTATTAAAAAATTAGAGAGTATATTTCCAGAGATTGAGTTTATCTGACATGATGAACGTTTCTCCAGCTTCGTAGCTGATGAATGATTTTCGACTCACCGTGATGATATTGCTGCCCAGTGTATTTTACAGTCCTATATAGACACTAAAAAATTAAAATAA
- the rplI gene encoding 50S ribosomal protein L9, whose protein sequence is MKVIFLQHVLHVGKKGEIKEVSSGYASNFLFPKKLAQAYTTDIADKINSEKQKKESDRRTLLGSKQEIIDELSGKVFEFELQASGEKVHGSIQPKDVAEFIAQKFRIPISKKHIDFGGVHSSLKHLGEHEIYIDMGSNFATKAKVRIVAK, encoded by the coding sequence ATGAAGGTAATATTTTTACAACATGTACTGCATGTAGGAAAAAAATGAGAAATCAAAGAGGTATCCTCAGGGTATGCCTCTAATTTTTTATTCCCAAAAAAATTAGCACAAGCCTATACTACAGATATAGCAGATAAAATTAATTCTGAAAAACAAAAAAAAGAATCAGATAGACGAACACTTCTATGATCAAAACAAGAAATTATTGATGAATTGAGTGGAAAAGTATTTGAGTTTGAACTTCAAGCTTCCGGTGAAAAAGTACACGGGAGTATTCAACCAAAAGATGTTGCTGAGTTTATAGCTCAAAAGTTCCGAATCCCCATTTCAAAAAAACATATAGATTTCGGATGAGTTCATTCGTCACTCAAACACCTTTGAGAACATGAAATCTATATTGATATGGGCTCTAATTTTGCTACAAAAGCAAAAGTTAGAATAGTTGCTAAATAA
- a CDS encoding calcium/sodium antiporter has product MNFLPTFIGSDYVYLVIGFIVLIKGADILVSGASSIASKLGISPLVIGLTIVAFGTSAPELFVNILSAMRGQTELALGNVIGSNIANTLLVLGVAAMIYPLQAKSSTIYKEVPFTLIASLALFFLAFDVFFSGETINILTRGESLIFLLFFVLFFAYTFGLAKQTKEIPEELDGIQSQSMKKSLLYVFLGLVGLSLGADLLVNSARSIALSFNVSETVIGLTVVALGTSAPELVTSIVASMKKQSDIAIGNVVGSNIFNILLVLGLTGGIANLPVSDNLITDIIVEILSIVLLIIVLMFIGKKGLITRIEGTLFFGLYLTYMGYLIFTQVLL; this is encoded by the coding sequence ATGAATTTTCTCCCAACATTTATTTGAAGTGATTACGTGTATCTCGTGATTTGATTTATTGTTCTTATTAAATGAGCTGATATTCTTGTTTCAGGAGCATCAAGTATAGCTTCTAAACTTTGAATATCACCACTTGTGATTGGTCTTACTATCGTAGCATTTGGAACATCTGCTCCTGAACTCTTTGTAAATATACTTTCAGCGATGCGAGGACAGACAGAGTTAGCACTTTGAAATGTTATTGGCTCAAATATTGCAAATACCTTGCTAGTTCTTTGAGTCGCAGCTATGATTTATCCTCTTCAAGCTAAAAGCTCAACTATATATAAAGAGGTGCCATTTACTCTTATTGCTTCTCTTGCACTCTTCTTTTTAGCTTTCGATGTCTTTTTCTCTGGTGAGACAATAAACATATTAACACGCGGAGAAAGTCTAATTTTTCTTCTTTTCTTTGTTTTATTTTTTGCCTATACCTTTTGACTTGCAAAACAAACAAAAGAAATACCTGAAGAACTTGATTGAATACAGTCACAATCAATGAAAAAATCTCTACTTTATGTATTTTTATGACTTGTTTGATTAAGTCTTTGAGCTGATTTACTCGTTAACTCAGCGAGGAGTATTGCTCTCTCATTTAATGTTTCTGAAACGGTGATTGGTCTTACGGTCGTTGCTCTATGAACCTCAGCTCCTGAATTAGTGACTTCAATTGTTGCTTCTATGAAAAAACAATCAGATATAGCTATTTGAAATGTAGTATGAAGTAATATATTTAATATTCTTCTTGTTTTAGGTCTGACTTGAGGTATTGCCAATCTTCCAGTATCAGATAATTTGATAACTGATATTATTGTAGAGATTCTTTCTATAGTACTTTTGATAATTGTCTTGATGTTTATTTGAAAGAAGTGACTCATTACTCGTATCGAATGAACTTTATTTTTCTGATTATATCTCACTTACATGGGGTACTTGATTTTTACTCAAGTTCTTTTATAA